The genomic interval TCGCCTAATCTTGGGCAATGCGCTCATGTTGGTGGTCTTGCTGATGATAAACCCAGATACCGCACAATGGCTGGAATTCACAGAGTGGCAGCGCATTGCGTGGACTGGGTTGCTAGTAGGGGCTGGAATAGCTGTCTATGGTGGCTCATTGCTTATCAGTGGTGTGCGCTTACGCCATTTACGGATGTCGTGAGCTAGCGCTCGGCCTCTGTCATCTGTGGATAAAGTCCCTTATAATGCGGCCTTTTATCCTGAAGACGTTATGCTGTTTTATCGCGGACTACACAATACGAGACCCGGTTCAGAAGGCTGTGTGCTGACCATTGGTAATTTCGATGGTGTTCACTTGGGCCACCAAGCATTACTGGATAAAGTAAAAGCCAAAGGCGAAGAGTTGAGCCTGCAGACAGCGGTCATGATATTCGAGCCGCAGCCGAAAGAATTTTTCGATCCCGATGGTGCGCCGGCTCGGCTTTGCAATCTTGCAGAAAAGATACAATTATTTCAGCGGCAAAATATCGATGTCTTGGCCTGCATGGCGTTCAACCCACGTTTTCGACAACTCACCGCGGAAGCCTTCGTACAACAGGTACTGATTGATGCGCTCAATGTGAAGGCATTAATCGTAGGCGATGATTTCCGCTTTGGTTGCGACCGTTCCGGTGATTTCGCATTTTTGCAGGAGGCCGGTGAACGTTATGGGTTCAGCGTTGAGGATACTCAAACCATTGCTCAATCGGGTAATCGCGTTAGCAGTACCCGTGTCCGCCAAGCTTTAGAAGAGGGTCGTTTGCTGGACGCTGCCGAGTTATTGGGGCGTCCTTATAGTATCAGTGGGCGTATAGCTCATGGGCAAAAGCTTGGACGGACTATAGGAACGCCCACGGCTAATGTGATTCTCAAACGAGAGAAAGCACCGTTACGGGGTGTATTTGCAGTGAAAGTGATCTGCAAGCAAGGTGAGTTCAAGGGTGTAGCTAATATCGGTACACGCCCAACCGTTGGCGGAGTGAAAGCCAATTTAGAAGCACACCTTTTTGATTTTTCCGGCGACCTTTATGGTCAAAGGATAGACGTGATTTTTTGTGAAAAAATTCGTGATGAGAAACGCTTTGACGGCATTGATGCTTTAAAAGCGGCCATCGAACAAGATAGACAATTGGCCAAGGCCTATTTTAACAAACAGTAAGAGCCAACATGACCGACTACAAACATACACTGAATTTACCGGAAACCGATTTTCCAATGCGCGGCAATCTGGCTAAGCGTGAGCCAGAGACCTTAAAGAAATGGCAAGAAATGGATATTTATAAGGCCATTCGTGAAGCCCGTTCTGGTCGTGATAAATTCATTCTGCATGATGGCCCTCCATATGCTAACGGTGATATTCACATCGGTCATAGCGTCAATAAAGTATTGAAAGACATCATCATCAAGGCGCAAACCTTAAATGGGAAGGATGCACCCTATGTACCTGGCTGGGATTGTCATGGTTTACCTATCGAATTGAATGTTGAAAAACAAATCGGTAAGGCGGGTAAAGACGTTGACGCGAAAACGTTCCGCCAAAAGTGTCGTGAATATGCTATGACTCAAGTAGATGGTCAGCGCAACGACTTTAAGCGCTTATTGGTGCTAGGTGACTGGGAAAAACCGTATCTCACCATGGACTACAAGTTCGAGGCAGACATCATTCGCACATTGGGCCGTATCCAAAAAAACGGACATATGAAGAATGGCTTCAAGCCGGTTAATTGGTGCATGGATTGTGGTTCTGCGTTGGCCGAAGCAGAAGTAGAGTATCAAGACAAAAAATCTGTATCCATTGATGTCACGTTTAGCTTTAAAGATACATCATCGCTATTAAAACAATTCAAACTAGAAAGTGAAGCGTCTGAGATAGACAGCAAGACGGCAAGCATTGTTATCTGGACAACAACGCCATGGACATTGCCGGCTAACGAAGCGGTATCCGTTCATCCCGAATTAGAGTATTCGCTTGTGCATCTCAAAGAAAGGGATGAACTTGTGATTCTTGCCAGTGATCTAGTCAAAGATGCTATGGGTCGCTACGGAATCGACGCGAACGGTTATGCGGTAGTTGGTTTTGCCAAAGGCGCGGATTTTGGTTGGGTTGCAGGCCAAACTGAGAGTGCGCCGTTTACTGTTAAGCATCCGTTTATGACGGTTGAGGGCCAAGACAAGTTTGTACCCATTATCACGGGTGAACACGTTACCGCCGATAGCGGCACCGGTTCTGTTCACACAGCACCTATGCACGGTGCGGACGACTATGTTGTTTGCAATGTTTTTGGCATTCAATCTGATTCTATGCTGGTGGATAGCGAAGGTAACTTCATTGATTCAGCAGAATTAAAGGCGCTTGAACTAAGTGGTTTAAGCGTTTCGGATAAAGGTAATTTCCGTGTGCTTGGTATTTTAAATGAGCATGGTGCGTTACTTAAGAAGCAAAACTTTACGCATAGTTATCCTCATTGCTGGCGTCATAAAACTCCGATTATTTTCCGTGCTACTCCACAATGGTTTATCAGCATGGATCAAAATGGTTTGCTCGAACAGGCCATGCACGAAGTAGAAAACACAGTCGACTGGCGCCCTTCTTGGGGTAAAGCTCGTATTGAAGCCATGATGGGTACTCGTCCAGATTGGTGTATTTCACGTCAACGTACTTGGGGTGTACCGATCGCATTATTTGTAAACAAGGTGACGGGCGAAGTTCATCCTGATAGTGAAAACCTAATTGAACAAGTTGCACAAAAAGTTGAGCAAGAAGGTATTGACGCTTGGTTTGATTTGGATGCCAAAGAATTACTCGGTGATGAAGCGGACCAATACGATAAAGTCGTCGATACATTGGACGTATGGTTCGATTCAGGTGTTACTCATGCTGCGGTATTGGAAGAACATCCTGAGCTGCAAGTGCCAGCAGATTTATATTTAGAAGGCTCGGATCAACATCGTGGTTGGTTCCAAAGCTCCATGCTGACCAGTGTGGGCGCCCGTGGTAAAGCACCGTATAAAACTGTATTAACCCATGGCTTTACCGTAGATGGTGAAGGCAAGAAAATGTCAAAATCTTTGGGTAATGTGGTATCACCGCAGGATGTTGTGAATAAATTGGGTGCGGATATCCTTCGCCTTTGGGTGGCAGCAACGGATTACAGCGGTGAGATGACCGTGAGTGACGAGATCCTGAAGCGTACAGCAGATTCATATCGTCGTATTCGTAATACCACGCGTTTCTTGTTAGCAAACATCAGCGGTTTTGATCCAAAAACGGATCTATTGGCACCTGAGAAAATGTTGCCATTGGATGCGTGGATTGTGGATCAGGCGGAACAATTGCAAGAAGAAATTATCCACCATTACAACGAATACCAGCTCATCAATATTTATCAGAAGCTTCATCACTTCTGCGTGAATGAGTTAGGTGCATTTTACTTAGATGTCATAAAAGACCGTCAATACACGACGAAAGCTGACTCAGTGGCTCGACGTTCTGCACAAACAGCGCTTTATCATGTGTTAGAAGCGATGACACGTTGGATGGCACCAATCTTGAGTTTCACCGCAGAAGAAGCATGGGAATTGTTGCCTGCGCCAGTGAACGGCGAGCGTGAAAAGAGCGTACTACTTACCGAGTGGTATCAAGATCTATTCACTGCACCGAATACAGAGTTTGACGATGCTTATTGGCGTCGCATCATGGAAGTGAAAACCGAAGTAAATAAGTTGTTAGAGCAAGCCCGTAACGAGAAAAAAGTAGGGGCAAGCTTGAGCGCCAAAGTGAACCTTTATGTTCAAGGTGAATTGGCCGAGGACTTAAAACGTTTAGGCGACGAGTTACGCTTTGTTTTGATTACCTCAACTGCTGAGGTGAAAGACTTTGATGCCAATGCAGGACAAGAAACAGAAGTGACAGGCCTTCGTGTTGAAGTAGTGTCTTCAGAAGATGAAAAATGTGAGCGCTGCTGGCATCACCGTCCAGATGTAGGTGCTAACCCAGAACACCCAGGCTTGTGTGGTCGCTGTGTTGAAAATGTGGCAGGTGAAGGTGAGCAAAGGGCTTACGCTTAATGAAAAACTGGATTCGTGAACAATTCACAGGCTTGGATGTAAGTCGGCTAACTTGGTTGTGGTTAGCTGCACTGACTCTGATTTTGGACTTCGCAAGTAAGCAAGCTGCGCTGCATTTTTTAGATTACGCGCAACCGGTTTATGTATTGCCGGTGTTCGATTTGACGCTACTGTATAACAAAGGGGCTGCGTTCAGTTTTCTAGCGGATGCCAGTGGTTGGCAGCGTTGGTTTTTCACAATTATTGCTATCGGTGTGAGTACGGTTTTATGTATTTGGCTGATGAAATTAAAACCAGAAGAGAAATGGCTCAGCGCCGCACTATGTTTAGTGATTGGTGGGGCCATCGGCAACTTATACGACCGACTTGTCTATGGACATGTAATCGACTTTATACACGTACACTGGGATAAACATTACTTCCCAGCCTTCAATATCGCAGATAGCGCCATCACTATTGGTGCCATTATGTTGATTATTGATAGCTTGTTTTTTCAGCAAGACAAACGTAAGTGAGACAGAATATGCAAATTACAGAAGGTAAGCAGGTTACGCTTCACTTTTCCTTAAAACTTGAAGATGACCAAGTTGTTGACTCTACCTTTGATAAAGACCCAGCGACCTTGGTCGTGGGCGATGGAAATCTACCTGAGAGCTTTGAAGCCTTGTTGATCGGCTTAAGCGCCGGTGATAAAGAATTGTTTACTGTGCCGCCAGAGAAAGCGTTTGCTCAGCCAAACCCTAACAATGTACAGCACATGAAACGCAGTGATTTCCCTGCAGACATGAAATTGGAGCCAGGCATGATGATCTCATTTGCTGACGCCAACCAAGCAGAATTACCAGGAATGATTAAAGAAGTGCACGATAATCTTGTCATCGTTGACTTCAACCATCCTTTGGCTGGTCGTACATTGAAATTTGAAGTAGAAATCATCGACGTAAAAGACGCCGATTAGGAGTTAGTGGTGGAAATTACCCTCGCCAATCCTCGTGGTTTTTGCGCTGGCGTTGACCGCGCAATCGATATCGTGAATCGTGCATTAGATATCTTTGAGCCTCCTATTTACGTACGCCATGAGGTTGTGCATAACAAGTTTGTCGTTGATAACTTGCGTGATCGAGGTGCGGTTTTTGTTGATGAACTTCATGAAGTGCCCGATGACAGTATTGTTATCTTTTCTGCCCATGGTGTATCTAAGGCAGTACAGAAAGAAGCGGCTGATCGTGGGCTGAAAGTATTTGATGCAACTTGTCCTTTGGTCACAAAGGTTCACATGGAAGTAACTCGCTATGCGAAAAAAGGTAGCGAAGTCATTCTGATCGGTCACAAAGGCCATCCTGAAGTAGAAGGGACCATGGGCCAATATGATCACTCGGCGGGTGGTGAAATATATTTGGTTGAAGATGAAGCAGACGTTCAGGCATTAGAGCCTAATAACCCTAATGCGCTTGCGTACGTCAGTCAAACCACTTTGTCCATGGATGATACCGCCATTGTTATTAAGGCATTGCGCAAAAAATTTCCTAACATCCATGGCCCTAAAACCGACGATATTTGCTATGCCACGCAAAATCGTCAGGATGCAGTGAAAGATTTAGCCAGTCAGTGTGATTTGATCTTGGTCGTAGGGAGCCCAAACAGTTCTAATTCAAACCGCTTACGTGAACTCGGTGAGCGCATGAACGCTCAGGCCTACCTTATTGATAACGCAGAGCAAATTGATGCTGCTTGGTTCAATGATGAAACCAAAGTAGGCATTACTGCAGGTGCGTCTGCTCCAGAGATTTTAGTGCAGCAGGTTGTATCCCGTGTACAGGAGTTGGGTGGGGCCGCGCCGGTTGAATTAAAAGGGCGTGAAGAGAATATTACTTTTAGTTTACCTAAAGAGCTTCGGCTCAAAGAAATCTAAGAGTTAGTTGTGAATGTTGAGTTATGAGTTATGAGTTATGAGTTATGAGCGATTGATTCTCAGTTAGCTAAAAGTGATGATTTTTCTTGACTTAAACGCTCAGGTGCCATTCATTCACAACTCACAACTCACAACTCACAACTCACAACTCACAATTCAACTAACGATCTCATAACACGGCACGTAATGGCTACCAGGTAATTTCATGCGTTGTTGTTTTACCATGCTTTCCAGTAGCTTGCCCATGGGTTCGATAATGCTGGCATCACCATGAAGTTTAAACGGTCCTTTTGCTCGCACCTCAAGAATACCCTCTTCTTTTACATTACCTGCCACAATGCCACTAAAAGCGCGACGCAAGTTCGCCGCAAGAATATGGGGCTCCTGATGCTCATTTAAATTTAGCTTACCCATATTTTCATGAGTCGGAATAAACGGCGTTTGAAACTCTTTATCGATATTTAACATCCAATTAAAGTAAAAAGCATCGCTGTTCTCGCGACGAAATTGAGTGACTTTTTGAATGCCTTTGTTCATCTCAATCGAGACTTGAGCAGGGTCATCAATAATAATCTGATATTTTTCCTGTGCTTCTTTACCCAGTGTTGTACCAATAAAGGCATCAATCTGAGTGAAGTATTCGCGGGCAGATTCTGGGCCAGAGAAAATAACAGGGAAGGGGATGTCTTTATTTTTTGGGTGTAGCAAAATTCCTAACAAGTATTGTATCTCTTCTGCAGTTCCTGCTCCGCCCGGGAATACAATAATACCATGACAGCAACGAACGAATGCTTCTAAGCGTTTTTCAATATCTGGTAGGATTACAAGTTCGTTCACTATCGGGTTCGGGGACTCGGCAGCAATGATTCCGGGTTCAGTAATACCTACGTAACGCCCAGTTTTATTGTGTTGTTTGGCATGACCAATGGTTGCGCCTTTCATTGGTCCCTTCATTGCGCCCGGTCCGCAACCAGTACCCACATCCATACCGCGCAACCCTAATTGATAGCCAACACGCTTGCTGTAGTCATACTCTTCACGACTGATACTATGTCCGCCCCAGCAAATAACTAACCCGCTGCTTTCGCCATAGCGCAAGACATTGGCGTTTCGCAGTATGTGAAAGACAATGTTAGTGAGCTGTTCACTTTCTTCTTGATCTGATGATTCGTTACTGGTGATAAATTTTGTATTGTTGATTATCTCATCATGGGTATAAACAATGTCTCTTAACACGGCAAATAAGTGTTCGCGAATACCATAAATTAGTTCACCGTCAACAAAGGCATCGTCAGGTGCATTAAACAGATCTAAAACGATACCTCGGTCTAACTGAATGATTTGAATGTCGAACTCATTATAATCATCACGATCCGCAACATAATCATCGCTTTGACTGCCACAATTTAAAACGGCGTAGGCACAACGTTTAAATACTTCATGTAGTCCACTTTGAGTCGCATCTTTTAATCGATTAACTTCGTGACGGGATAAAACGCGTAGAGCTTTTTTGGGGCTAATGCGAGCATGCTTTACTGTCATAGAGTAATACTTCCTTTTATAAGAGTTGCTCTGAGTTTTATTTTTAGTTTAGCACTGAAGAGTAAACTGTGTACTGATCATTGTTGAGTCTTAAGCCCAGAATTCAAGGGGGCCATACTGACTTGCGACTCGTAAAAGATCAGAGCGTGTAATAAGACCTACCAAATTTTGCTGATTGTCGACAATTGGAAGGCAACCAATGTGCTCGTCGAACATTACATGAGCACATTGATGAATGTCTGTGTCCGGCTTGGCAGCAAACACTTTCGTATGGTACCAGTTCGTTTCATATTTTAATCGGTAGCGTAAGATTTGAATGTTTGTGGTAATACCTACCAATTTACCATTTTGACAAATGGGCAAGTGACTAATTTTTCTCTCACGTAAGGTTTGTTCGGCATCGTCGAGATCTAAGGTCTCTTGGTTTAAATACACCACGGGTTGACTCATGATTTCGCGTGCAAGCTCGACTGGTTTTGGGTGTTGTTCTTCGCGATGTTGAGACTCAGCTTGTTTATATTGAGCTACGTCTTTCTGTCTTTGTGGGTTTTGCGATTCTTGACCAACGGCTTGCGTACGTTGGCTCGCTTCCACAGGGTTAACGCCCTTGTTTTTAGGGGTGTCATATTGGCGAATACTTGGGCTGCCATTATCGATAAATATAAACGGCATAGGCTTAAGTCCTGTGAGAAGCGTAAACTAAGTATAGCCTTAATCAGCCGCTTTTATGGATTTTAGAAATGCTTCTCGTTCATCCAGACTTGCACGTTGCCACCAATATTGCAACTTGTCTAAGGCAATGTTGTTCTCTGACTTATTGGAGTGTGTACTAGGATCAGCGATCAATATCAGATCAGACTGCTTTGCTTGGTGGTTGCCCAGCCAAGACTGTTGATCGCCTACAATGTGAATTTTAGGGTTGTTAGAAAACTCAATTGCATTTTCCAATGACGCGGGAGTCTGCCAATTAAACTGATAAGTGTGATTACCTTTCAAGTTTACATCGAATTCGATGGGACCCGACTCTACGATTTGATGTTGGTCAGAACTCACATCCCACAGCGTTCTATACTGAATGGTCAGACGATTAGGACCAGGGGCTAATCGCAACTCAGACTGGCTTGTTCGAAACGCAAAAGTAGAGGCAGGTATGTTTTCGTTGTTTATTTTCAGGAGATCCAGAGCCTCTGGTAACACTAGGATGGCTTCTTGCTTTGAATCGAGCGTTTCTCCTGGATAAAGTCGAATCGGCCCTGTGTGACTGCAGCCAAAGATAAATGACAAAGCAAATAGAATAATGATGCGCATGGGTTTGTTGTTTTAACAGTAAATTCACTATATTGTGCGCTTAATATCCACCCGCCTCAAGGTTTAGTGGAATTGGATAATCAGTTTTTAGGATTGCTATGGAACCCAGTTATCGTTTAATAATTTCATGTCCCGATCGTGTGGGCATTGTTGCAAAGGTTGGCCAGTTTGTTTCCAGCTATGGAGGTTGGATTGTTGAAGCCAATCATTATGCTGATCCGACTTCTGGTTGGTTCTTTATGCGTCATTGCATTAAAGCTGAGTCGTTGCCCTTTGGTCTAGATGAGTTTCGTGAAAAGTTCGCTCCAATAGCTGAAGAATTTGAAATGGATTGGGCAATTGCGGCCAGTGAGGCACCTAAAAAAATGGTGTTGCTTGCGAGTAAAGAAAGTCATTGCCTAGTAGATGTATTGCATCGTTGGCATAGTGGTGAATTACACTGTGATATTCCGTGTGTAATTAGTAATCACGATGATCTCCGCTCATTGGTTGAGTGGCACGGCATACCATTTTTCCACGTACCTGTTGATAAAGAAAACAAGCAAGAACATTTTGATCGGGTTAGCGCTATCATTGAAGAGCACCAGGCGGACGTTATTGTATTAGCTCGCTACATGCAAATTTTGCCTGCCGATGTGTGTGCTAAATATGAAGGACAAATCATTAATATTCACCATAGCTTTTTACCATCCTTTGTCGGCGCCAAGCCCTACCATCAAGCCGCTGAGCGTGGCGTGAAATTAATCGGGGCTACATGTCATTATGTTACTCAAGACTTAGATGCTGGTCCTATTATCGATCAAGACGTCGTACGCATTAGTCACAAAGACACGGTGGAGGATATGGTGCGCTTGGGTAAGGATGTGGAAAAAATGGTTCTAAGTCGAGGAGTAAGATTGCATCTCGAGGATCGTGTATTGCGTCACGGTAATAAGACGATCGTTTTCTAATCAAATAATCAGTGAATGTGATTTGGCCATAAAAAAGGCGCTGATTTACAACAGCGCCTTTTTTATGAATTAAACTCTAAAATTAGCTGCGAGTCTTTTTATATAGAGACATGCTGCGTCCTGGGTGTAAGCTAATATAAGGTTCTGTATCTGGCACTTGGTTGAAGCTATGACGTAGACGGAAGGACTTGTCCAAGCGGCGCACACACAAGGTTAAACGTACGGTTAACCAGCGATAATCTTGTAATGAGCGTGTATTGAGCACCACAGAAGCTTGGTTATCTAGAATTTCTTGGCAGATAGGCTCAAGTTCATCGCGGATTTCACCACGTTCGCGGCCATCAATAAGCGCTTGGTTTAATGCAAACTCGGCAATGGGTTTGGTTTCAACATCAATTTCACCAGCACGAATCTCAGTAGCACGCTCTCGCTGCTGCTTTAGCATAGCTAACTTTTCAGCCGCTTTACGCTTGGCTTCTTCTTCACGACGTTTTTGCGCTAGGGCTCGTTCGCGGGCTTCTGCTTGCTTGCGGCGACGCTCAGCAGCTTCTCGTTCGGCTTTTTCGCGAGCGGCCTTTTCTTGTGCTAGCTGACGTGCCTTGCGGTCTGCTGCTTCGCGAGCTTTTGAGTCGTCTTTTTTAGGAGCTGTTTTTTGGGCTACGGCTTTTTTAGCGGAACGCTTATCCATAGCATCGATTTTATCTTGCGCAGATTCCAAGCCAGGAGTGAGGTAAGCAAGAGACCAAACTTTATCGAGATAGTCTTGAGCTTTGTCTGGGTCGTTCTTACTAATCGCGGAATTCGCCAATGCTACATAGACTTCGCCCACTTGATAAACACGACTATTAATGCGCTGATCATAGGGGGCTAGAGCTTTAAATTGCCAAATTTTATCAATGGCGTTGTTGCTGGCAGGAGAACTCAATCGTTTGGCGGCGATATCGGAATCAATCTTCGCCAGTAGCTCGTCGAGGTTTTCGGCGTAGACGGTGGTAGCAAGCAAGCTCACCACTATTAAGGCCGCATTCAATAAGGCTTTCATAGGCAATACTCAATTTTTGTTTTTATAGCGGTATTATGTGGCCATTATTGCCCAGTACTGTGGGATAATGCAATGGTATAGACGGTCTGATTCGTCTATTTTTGCTAGTTATATTGAAATGTCATTAAAAAGGAGCTGCTGATGTTACGTTGGGGCATGATTTTACTGCTGTTACCCAGTATCGTTCTGATTACTTTGTATATGATTGAGGCTCAAGATGCCGCTCGTTGCGCCCAAGATGGGGGTAGCTGGGATTATGTAAAAGGGTTGTGTGACTTTAAGAACAATCATGACGTGGTGACCTTTATGTCACGACATGGATTTTGGGTAAATTCGGCCATGCTACTATCTATATTGGGTCTGGCGATGACGACTTGGGGGATGATTTTAAGAGGCATGGGTAAGGCCAAAGATCTCGATTAACCTTCAGAGTTTTTATCCACCTTTACCCGAGTAGCGGAACTCAAGGTGTCGGTAATAGCGGCTTAACCTTGGGTTTTGCGGAATGTGATAGCGCATGACACTGCGAATAGCACGTAGAGCACTCTGATCCAAATGGGCATCGCCACTGGGTAGATGCACCCAAGCACTGCGTAAGTAACCTTCGCTATTGATATCCATACGAATAATACCCCACGCACTAGGATCGATATTGTTGGGTTTGACCCATACGTAATTGACTTGCTCGGTGATGCGCTTTAGGACTTCATTAAACCATCGTGCTTTTTCTTCTTCATTTGAGTTCAACGGGCTGTCCACACGGTTGTCGGCGAGATCCTGATCACTGAGTGATTCTAAGCCTTGCGATTGAAGGTCCACTTGTTCTGATCTTGACTGTTCCTGTGACGAATCTAGGGATTCTATTTTTTGCCCTCGTTTTGCTGCGGCAATCACTTGTTCAATGGATCGAGTGGATTTAGGCTCCGGCTCTTCCTGAGTTAAATTGCTACTGGCCGCGCTGGATGCTGCTTTTGTTGCTGTTTCTAATGTGCCATCTTGATTATTGGCTTTGTTTAAATCGTCTTCTAAATGCTGGGGTGGGGGCGGTTGGTCTTTTTCTTGTACCATTCTCGGCTGCAGAGCGATTTCTATTCGACGGTCTTGTTCCGTCTGCGCAGGCGTATTAAAGAATACTGATAGATCGGCCATAAACAACCAATAAAGCAATACGTGTATAGCAAAACTCACTGCAATCGTTGTGATTAAAGCTCGATTCATATCGTTATTATTGTGTGTCGATATCAGTCATGAGACATTAGTGAAATTGATCATTCAAGACAAGAGTTAACG from Bermanella marisrubri carries:
- a CDS encoding TonB C-terminal domain-containing protein, with protein sequence MNRALITTIAVSFAIHVLLYWLFMADLSVFFNTPAQTEQDRRIEIALQPRMVQEKDQPPPPQHLEDDLNKANNQDGTLETATKAASSAASSNLTQEEPEPKSTRSIEQVIAAAKRGQKIESLDSSQEQSRSEQVDLQSQGLESLSDQDLADNRVDSPLNSNEEEKARWFNEVLKRITEQVNYVWVKPNNIDPSAWGIIRMDINSEGYLRSAWVHLPSGDAHLDQSALRAIRSVMRYHIPQNPRLSRYYRHLEFRYSGKGG